In Drosophila teissieri strain GT53w chromosome 2R, Prin_Dtei_1.1, whole genome shotgun sequence, the following proteins share a genomic window:
- the LOC122614710 gene encoding uncharacterized protein LOC122614710 yields MYLFGVFLLLVGTHVCFIDANFGSSEGNDYTYGTQATTDTLIASETITKSKALLGTTTKTYTLTQAGTAKTITYIKITDLKKMRGATAEITSGGVGATTVTIKFTSARGAGIKSQVVIYGS; encoded by the coding sequence ATGTACCTCTTCGGCGTTTTCCTGCTCTTGGTCGGCACTCACGTCTGCTTCATCGATGCGAACTTCGGCAGCAGCGAGGGAAATGACTACACCTACGGCACCCAGGCAACCACGGATACCCTCATCGCCAGCGAGACCATAACCAAGTCCAAGGCCTTGCTGGGCACCACCACGAAGACGTACACTCTAACGCAGGCGGGCACCGCCAAGACCATTACCTACATCAAAATCACGGATCTGAAGAAGATGCGGGGAGCCACGGCCGAGATCACCTCCGGCGGAGTGGGAGCCACCACGGTCACCATCAAGTTCACCTCCGCACGGGGAGCTGGCATCAAGTCGCAGGTGGTGATATACGGCTCCTAA